The nucleotide sequence GTCATGAAACTGTTTATCGACGATGCTAATGCTGTAATACTCTGAACGTTGCCAGCAACGTCAATTCCAAACTGATTGATATAACCGAGATCAATGGCCATATTTATTCCTTAAGCTATTTGGTAAACCGTCTTGCCCTTTAAATTGTTGGCAATGACTATGATTTGGTTTGTCTCTTCCAGATATTTAATAATCTTATCCATCTGATCAGCATTGAAATTGCCATTGTTTTTTAATAATTTTGGGCGAATACACGAGCCTCCTTCTTTTGCTATGTATCTCAGAATTGCTTTTGATCGCTTAGCAACTTCTGACTCCAGAATAAAATTGCTTAAAAGCCACTTTGTCGACGTGTATGCACACTTAACAACGTGGCCGCCTCCTTCAATGTCAAGGCGTTCCAGAATTGTCGACTTTTCATCTTCTGCAAGACGAAGTAACATTGCTATTTTCAATATGTATGGCGACCATCTTCTTAAGAATGGTTCTATATAATCCTTTATTTGTTTTGTTTCGCGCCGAACTTGATTGTACATCGATTCATGAACATCGTTAAATGCTCTCTTTGCGCCATTGGACAAAGAAAATTCTTTTTTGTCGTGGATACTTGTTAAAAATTTAATCATACCTGACTCTACGCGACTGTATTTGCTGTTGACATTAACGCTCGGCAACGCCTTTGGAATGTCATCCTTGATCGGAGGCAGAAACAAAAGAAACCTCGGCAAGAATCCAGAAAGAACATCTTCTTCGTTCAATAATTTTGCAATTTGACTGTGCGTTGTTGCGCCGCAAATAGATATAAATGGCTCCTCGAGAGTTATTGATCCACCTGTCTTGGTGGCTGTTTCATAAAACCGAGGGACATCATACAAATCTGCCATAGTTGAGCGCATCGACATGCTCGAGATGCCGCCTGTAAGTTGCTGCAACCATGTTCCGAATTCGGAGCTTAATATTAAGCCACCGTTCTTCTTAGACAACACATCAAGAAGTGCCGCGAAAGTCGTTCTTGTTGGCAAAAATATATTTTTCTCATACAGTCCATCTTTTTCTTGACATTGTGCCCCCTTCAGATTGTCAACTACGCCTGACCCGATCTTAGATTTATTATAATTTGCTATGATTTCTTGTATCGCATAAGCTGGACCATGAGCAATACGCTGCGCCGTGGTCTTAAACCCACCGGATTTATTAACTTCAATCATCCACAGGTTTGGATAAAGTTTTTGGAAATAGCCTTCTTTTTTTGTCGGCAGGTCATTTTTAGGAATGCAGACAGACTTTTGAACAACTGACGAAATAAGGCTTAGTGTATTGACAGTGGCAGATATTTCATCGCAACCTGTTTGAGCCCGAACACACTCGATATAATCTTTAATAAGACTTGGGAATCCTCTCGTGTCAATTGTAACACCAGTATTGTCAAGTTGATCTTCTACGGTCGCAACCTTTTGCTTTAACACCTCGTCTTTGTCTTCTTCCTGGTCAGTAGTCTTCTTGGCGTTTTTGTCATTTGCCATATTGTCCTCTCAATTTACTATAGCTTCTACAAATAAATCACGAGAGCCTGTTCGTAGCGACAAAACAAGTCGTGATTTGTCCGGATGTCTGTCTTTTTAACTCGAAGATGGACTTGAGGTGATAAGATCATTAACTTCTTAAGTTCCGAACCTACAGCCCTCACATTCCCGCCTGTCCTCCCCGGAATGACCCAGGATACTCGATGCGTAGACGTCTGCGCGTTATGTCGCGCCTCACCAACCCTCACCAACCCTCATGAGCCGGCGTATTGTCGCTACCGGGGGCGAGGCAACGCCTCCGAAGTCTCGGAGGTGACGCCGACTCCCGTGCCCCATGCAACCTCGGCAGATAATCGCGCGCGCTGGCGAGCCTCGCTGGGACGCTTTGTCTTGCCTCCCAATCACCCGGGATACTCGATGCGTCGACATCTGCGCATGGGGTAGCGCCTCACCAGCCCTCATGTCTCACTCATTGTCGCCGGCCCCTGTCGGCCATCGCCCCAGTGGAGTTGGGCAAAATGAGACCGCCGACCTTGCCAGCGCAGGACTGTTCCCTCTTGCAAACAGACCCGAAATGACCCCCAAAACATAATGCGCCGATGTCCACGCATTGTGTCGCGCCTCACTACGCCCTCATTTTCAGGCTCATTTTCGACACCGCCCTGAGGCAGGCCTGCCTTGACACGGCCAAAATTAGGAATTCCCAAAAAAATTATTAAAATTCAGTATTTTATCCTGAAAATTGCAATCCGAATTCCATCGAATTTTGCCAAATTACCGATTATATTGTATTTTTCTGAAACACGTCGCCGACGACGGCGACCGGCCAGAGCATCACCTCCGGCCCACTGCTGAATGCCCCAAACGGCCCATTTCGCCGTTTCGCCAGGCTCATTGGCACCAAACGTCGCCCCCTCGCCGAAAACCGCAGGATCGCGGCCCTGGACGCGGCTACGCACCCATGCCAGCGGCCCAGGCACGAGGCACCGGCCCGGTCCCCTCAAATCCTAATTCGAGAAGTACCTTACAGCCCTGTCAGTCGCAAGTCGGCGTGGCAGAAGAAGTGCATCTTGCCCCTCCCGCCGGGACGGGCATGGAGCCGGCGACGGCGTTGCCCTCGCATCGTGCCGGCACCCACGAACACAAAAAGGCCCGGGACGGTAAAAACCATCCCAGGCCCAGGCTATCTGTTTACTCGTGATTACGCGTTACAATTTCAGCGTGCTATCCCCCTTGTCGTCCTTCTTCTCGGGCGTTCCCGAAGCGTTGGCTTGAGGCTTGGCATCGGATTTCGGGGCCTTCGGGGTTTCCATGGGAGTGGACTTGTCGTCGGTAACGATTTCATCCACAGCCTGGGACGCAGCTTCCCTCGCGGCAGCTTCCCTGGCTTGCTTGTCCTTCCAGCGATTGGTCTGTTTCCAGGGCTCGTTTCCCTTGAGCTTGTTCGCACGCTGCTGACGATAAGTCTCCGTCATCAGGCGCTGGGTAGGGGAGTATCCACACAAATTGCGATACTCTTCCGGAGTAATACCATGGCTTTCCCGAAGATGGGGTTTCGTAATGATATCAAATTGTTTACCACAGAGGCAGCACGTGGCTTTATCGCCTTGCAGAGCATTTACGGGGTTACACTTC is from Solidesulfovibrio magneticus RS-1 and encodes:
- a CDS encoding MucR family transcriptional regulator; translated protein: MSEVAILKVILEANPGLSIDDALKLTDKAIKSLSKTKADIAKGNTGASDDGNGPADKKMSGHGYTQADLKCNPVNALQGDKATCCLCGKQFDIITKPHLRESHGITPEEYRNLCGYSPTQRLMTETYRQQRANKLKGNEPWKQTNRWKDKQAREAAAREAASQAVDEIVTDDKSTPMETPKAPKSDAKPQANASGTPEKKDDKGDSTLKL
- a CDS encoding DUF3987 domain-containing protein, with the protein product MANDKNAKKTTDQEEDKDEVLKQKVATVEDQLDNTGVTIDTRGFPSLIKDYIECVRAQTGCDEISATVNTLSLISSVVQKSVCIPKNDLPTKKEGYFQKLYPNLWMIEVNKSGGFKTTAQRIAHGPAYAIQEIIANYNKSKIGSGVVDNLKGAQCQEKDGLYEKNIFLPTRTTFAALLDVLSKKNGGLILSSEFGTWLQQLTGGISSMSMRSTMADLYDVPRFYETATKTGGSITLEEPFISICGATTHSQIAKLLNEEDVLSGFLPRFLLFLPPIKDDIPKALPSVNVNSKYSRVESGMIKFLTSIHDKKEFSLSNGAKRAFNDVHESMYNQVRRETKQIKDYIEPFLRRWSPYILKIAMLLRLAEDEKSTILERLDIEGGGHVVKCAYTSTKWLLSNFILESEVAKRSKAILRYIAKEGGSCIRPKLLKNNGNFNADQMDKIIKYLEETNQIIVIANNLKGKTVYQIA